A region from the Benincasa hispida cultivar B227 chromosome 12, ASM972705v1, whole genome shotgun sequence genome encodes:
- the LOC120068071 gene encoding protein LAX PANICLE 2-like: protein MVPPTYAPLPSFPFNLFSPSFALMSHFEGFHNNNNTNNNSHDHHHHHLFPLQHDSTTTNQNPSTSKDLTLHDHVAVDKSWLRLSIGAATPDVVVHNHHQPPGFGFGLTELDLLPSDDGGVGSKSSLGVVGDFSTTPALVLPPPPPELNWTFRPISSYNSSSSNCSSSFIPFAPYFSNPFQLHHGLDLVTASAAAGSSSDAVRVIDPPRRPHSGIWFSLQPLELNQGKQPLLPQRSSYLRIKDGKMTVRLLIKYLVKKLRLDNELEIEIRCRGEKLEGCLTMQHIRDKIWCSKDSGLTTLLPNSSTIDHIMVLHYAIFPRTPNSPSPS from the exons ATGGTTCCTCCTACTTATGCTCCTCTTCCTTCCTTTCCTTTTAATCTCTTCTCTCCAAGTTTTGCTCTCATGAGTCATTTTGAGGGTTTCcataataacaataatactaACAATAATTCTCatgatcatcatcatcatcatctcttTCCTCTTCAACATGATTCAACAACAACCAACCAAAACCCTTCTACTTCTAAGGATCTAACTCTTCATGACCATGTTGCGGTCGATAAGAGTTGGCTTCGCCTTAGCATCGGCGCTGCCACCCCTGACGTCGTCGTCCACAACCATCATCAACCGCCAGGGTTTGGCTTTGGCTTGACTGAGCTCGATTTATTACCCTCTGACGACGGCGGCGTTGGTTCGAAATCGTCGTTGGGGGTCGTTGGAGATTTTTCTACAACTCCGGCGTTGGTTTTGCCTCCGCCGCCACCGGAGCTTAATTGGACGTTTAGACCTATCTCCTCTTATAACTCTTCCTCTTCTAATTGTTCATCTTCTTTTATTCCATTTGCTCCTTACTTTTCAAACCCCTTTCAACTTCACCATGGACTTGACTTAGTCACTGCCAGCGCCGCCGCCGGATCTAGCTCCGATGCCGTTAGGGTTATCGACCCTCCTCGCCGCCCTCATTCCGGGATTTGGTTTTCTCTTCAACCTTTGGAATTAAACCA AGGGAAACAACCACTGTTGCCACAGAGATCCAGCTACTTGAGAATCAA GGATGGAAAGATGACAGTTCGATTACTAATCAAATACTTGGTGAAAAAGCTTAGATTGGATAACGAATTAGAG ATCGAGATAAGATGCAGAGGGGAAAAGCTTGAAGGTTGCTTGACAATGCAGcatattagagataaaatttggTGCTCCAAAGACTCAGGTCTTACCACTTTGCTTCCAAATTCCTCAACTATTGATCACATTATGGTTCTTCACTATGCCATTTTTCCTCGCACCCCTaattctccttctccttcttaa